TGCCAAATAGCTCCTAGGATTTGGTTTTTTGTCCATGAGACGCTTAGTTACCGTACGATCAGTGAAAACCAATGTTCGACTCTTGATTATCATTTTCTCGCGATTTTCTCGCGTATATACATACCGCTGTCGACCAGCTGTGACTGACTGACGATCTTGTTTGCCGGTAACTCTTAACATTGAAACTTTACGGAAAGCATACCTTGTAATAAGCCCCCGGCCACTGATGATAGGGCGTCGAAGCCCAATAATTAACCATAAGGCTTCCGTTAGTTCTTCATGCGAAGCACTTGAGGATACTATCTTTCCACTAAAGTAGTAGGATTTGGTTAAAGTAAGATCTAAAGGGCACAACGATTTTCCATAAGCAAGAGTTTGGGCGATAAGTTACTCGTACTTCTTGTCGAAACAAATagtttttcttctctcctGGCATTGAGACAAGCAGGTGTTCAGCTCCTCATGATGGTTGATACCCAGAATCTCGGCGCTTTCGCTGATACAAGAATACGTGGAGTCTACCTTTGGaattgctcaagaaacGCGAAGTTTGGACTGAAAACATGGCATAATCTATCGAAAACGCCCAGATACCACGAGCTTACGGTCATCTGCCTATGAGCCTATGGACAACTTACTCACCTCACCCTTCTACCGTTCGAGAAAGAGTAGTCTCTTGCCGAAGCCAGGCGGTCTCACATATTATCAGAAACAACAAACTCTACGATAGGATTGCAACGGCATCACATAACGCAAGCTTTGAAGGTATGTGCTGTTCTTGAGCCCGCCTTCGCCCTTTAGTGCTTGATCTCCCGTCATTGTGGCCCTAAATTTAAAGACTTTGCGTATCAAGAAACATTCCTGCCTCTGCTGAGTGTCGGACTCGCTTGTGCTGAGAGCGTCTATTACCCTCGAGGCCTTTGCTCCTCCGATAGATTCAGCCTTTGCATGCAATGCTTATCAGCGAGAATGGGTAAGACGTATGGCAGTGCGTCCCGGAATTTCTTTCCATTCTGGGAGCTTATCGCTCGCAAATTCAGTCGTTAGCTAATCTGCTGGCGATCGCCAAGAAAATAGATGGAGATGAGTTAACACATGTCTCAACCTGCCGCAGCGGCGCCAAGACCGTTGATCTTCCCGCGAAAACAATAGCCAACTGCACACTAACATGCTCTCCAGGAAGTCAGTAAGATGATGTTATCAGTGATAAGTCCGGCGACCGATTTCCGTTAAACAATTACTAGACTCCAGGTTCAAGTTGCTTGCAGAGTAGCATGTGCTTGTCGCGAAGTTGCTCCGTACTGGTCGAAGGATGGCTACGAAGACTAATCTAAAGTGTAAAATCCCTTTAGCTTATCGCCTGGTTGGTGATAACCTTGTATCTCCATCAAATTACGCAGCGGCGTTCTTATCAGTGGTCCACTGACTGAGTGCCATGATGAATAGAAATGTGTTTGGAATTCCGCTGGTATATAAGATGGGTTTCTTCACTTGTTGGAGGAACCATTGTCTGAAATCACCTTCATAACCTTTGAAAGCTAATCACCTTGAAACTGCAAGGTGGAAAAAGTGCGATCCAATTAGAGTAACAATGGTTCAAGTATTGGACGCAGGTTACGGTTATGGGTTCGTCGTCGGCCTGGGCGCTGCATTCGCCTTCATCATGATCTTTGTCACTAGGGTTCTGACAAGGTACATGGGAGAAGTTCAGGACTCTGAGCATTTCTCAACCGCGTCGCGTTCGATCAAGTCAGGTCTTATATCCTCGGCAGTGGTTTCTTCATGGTGCTGGCCCGGAACGCTACTTTCTTCATGTGTGTATACCTACAGATACGGTGTCGCTGGCGGCTACTGGTATGGGATCAGTGGTATAAGTCACTCAATGCTATTTACATTGATCGCTCTGCAAATGAAGAGAAAGGCAACTGGTGCACACACTATCGTTGAGATCGTGAGGGCCCGTTTTGGCAAAGCGGCTCACTGTGTTTACCTCTTCTACTCTTGTGGTACAAACGCTATCATTGCCAGTATGCTTTTGCTTGGTTGTTCGCAGGCATTTGCGCACATCTCGGACATCCACATTGTTGCGTGTGCTTTCCTCTTCCCTACTAGTGTTGCAGCATATACAATGCTTGGTGGTCTTAAAAGTACGTTTTTGAGTGACTGGATTCACACGGTCATCATATACCTTGTTATCATCTGTTCTTTACTTGTCTGCTATGGTAGCTCCAATCTCATTGGGTCGACAGGCAAGATGTGGGACCTACTACAAGAAGTGTCCAAAACGCATCCCTCGGGGGGACACGAGGGGAGCTATTTGACGTTCTCGAACAAGGGTCTTGTCATGCTGGCCTGGAGCCAAATCATGAGTGGATGGGCCACTGTGTTTGCAGACCCATCCTACGGCCAAAAGGCCATCGCCGCCAAGCCCTTGTCGACGATTTCTGGCTATGTTATTGGTTCCTTATGCTGGTTCATTATTCCTTGGAGTTTCGGACTTGGGACAGCCCTAGCGGCTTTAGCACTCACGAACAATCCTGTGTCGCTAACCTACCCAAAAACCATTCCCACAGAGGAAGTGAACATGGGGATGCCTCTTCTGTACGGCCTCTACGCCATCATGGGTAAATCTGGAGCGGCGGCCGGTATTCTGGTGCTCTTTATGTCGTGCACATCTTCGCTTTCAGCCGAACTGGTGTCATTTTCCTCGGTTATGACTTACGACGTCTACAGGGCTTACATTAAACCGGACGCCAACGGCAAACAGCTAGTCAGAGTGTCGCATTTTTTCGTTGCTGTGTTTGCCTTGTTCGTCGCCGGATTAACCGTTATGTTCAATTACATCGGGATCACAATCTCATGGATTTTGACCTTTATCGGTATTGTCTTGGGCGCTGCTCCAGTTGGTATCACTCTTACTTTGTTTTGGCCAAGAATGAGTAGACACTGTTTCTACTGGGCGCTGCCATTGGGTTCTTTCACTGGTCTTGGATGCTGGCTGGGTGCATGCAAGCATTTCTATGGAgagatcaacaagaacaatCTGTCTTTAGTGAACTCGACCATCATTGCCAACTTCTCGACCTTCGGAGCAACGCTCCTCTATTGTATTGTGATCAGCTATCTCAAGCCTGATTATAGCTCACTCGAGAACTTGCAGGACAAGTTTACTGTGGGCGATGATGCGACTGCcaaggaaaagaagctgatgCAGTTGGATGAGGAAACAAAGGCCAAGCTAGATGCCGTGTTCAAATGGACCAGCATTGGGGTATTTGGGCTTTGGGCTTCTTTCACATTTTTACTTCCATTCCCAATGTATGGTCAAAAGTACATCATGTCCaaagcattcttcaaaggtTGGATCGTTGTCAGTATTATCTGGCTCTTCATTGCGTTCTTCTATATTACTTTCTACCCGATCTATGAAAGCAGAGATGCCATACTTGAGTTTTACAGGAAAGTCACAGGTAAAGAGAAAAGCCAAGTTGAATTGTTTTATGGTGAGGAGCTTCGCCAAGATTCCCCCGACgagtttttgaagagtACAGAGATAGAggaaaccaaagaaaagggTGACAGAAGTTCCGAGTAAAGAACAGAGCGAACGTGCTTAGTAgtttgttttttttttcgatGTAGCAGTTTGATAACTTGTAATATTTGAATAGTTTGTTTCTCCAAGTGTGCGAGGCAGGCAGCTACTCATCGGTCCTTTTTTCACAAAAGAGGTCGCAGGCAGGTTGGGGAAAACACCCCAGAAAATACTTTCGTAATTTAATTCTCAGGAAGATCGCGAATCAGTAGGCCTTTGCAACAGCCAGTC
The sequence above is drawn from the Torulaspora globosa chromosome 5, complete sequence genome and encodes:
- a CDS encoding sodium:solute symporter family protein, whose protein sequence is MVQVLDAGYGYGFVVGLGAAFAFIMIFVTRVLTRYMGEVQDSEHFSTASRSIKSGLISSAVVSSWCWPGTLLSSCVYTYRYGVAGGYWYGISGISHSMLFTLIALQMKRKATGAHTIVEIVRARFGKAAHCVYLFYSCGTNAIIASMLLLGCSQAFAHISDIHIVACAFLFPTSVAAYTMLGGLKSTFLSDWIHTVIIYLVIICSLLVCYGSSNLIGSTGKMWDLLQEVSKTHPSGGHEGSYLTFSNKGLVMLAWSQIMSGWATVFADPSYGQKAIAAKPLSTISGYVIGSLCWFIIPWSFGLGTALAALALTNNPVSLTYPKTIPTEEVNMGMPLLYGLYAIMGKSGAAAGILVLFMSCTSSLSAELVSFSSVMTYDVYRAYIKPDANGKQLVRVSHFFVAVFALFVAGLTVMFNYIGITISWILTFIGIVLGAAPVGITLTLFWPRMSRHCFYWALPLGSFTGLGCWLGACKHFYGEINKNNLSLVNSTIIANFSTFGATLLYCIVISYLKPDYSSLENLQDKFTVGDDATAKEKKLMQLDEETKAKLDAVFKWTSIGVFGLWASFTFLLPFPMYGQKYIMSKAFFKGWIVVSIIWLFIAFFYITFYPIYESRDAILEFYRKVTGKEKSQVELFYGEELRQDSPDEFLKSTEIEETKEKGDRSSE